One region of Pseudomonas sp. B21-040 genomic DNA includes:
- a CDS encoding iron-sulfur-binding ferredoxin reductase, which produces MPELRVGERHFSVAAGSNLLDALNQNGVAVPYSCRAGSCHACLVQCVQGLPSDNRPDALSADQRQQGWRLACQCQVVEDLQVHAFDPQVDGRPAEVAAIDWLSASVLRLRLTPQRPLRYNAGQHLVLWAGNVARPYSLASLPQDDRFLEFHLDCRQPGQFSDAARQLSIGDTLRLGELRGGALHYDPDWHTRPLWLLAAGTGLGPLFGVLREALRQDHHGAIRLIHLAHDADEHYLAKPLQAMADGRDNLTVEFWTPAELPQALAQLRLVSRQTLALVCGAPDSVDAFSRRLYLAGLPRNQLLADVFLPRG; this is translated from the coding sequence ATGCCTGAGTTGCGGGTCGGCGAGCGGCATTTTTCGGTGGCAGCGGGCAGCAACCTGCTCGATGCCCTGAATCAAAATGGCGTAGCGGTGCCCTACAGTTGCCGCGCCGGCAGTTGCCATGCGTGCCTGGTGCAATGTGTACAAGGCCTGCCGAGCGACAACCGCCCGGATGCCCTGAGCGCAGATCAGCGTCAGCAAGGCTGGCGTCTGGCGTGCCAGTGCCAGGTGGTCGAGGATTTGCAGGTGCATGCCTTCGACCCGCAAGTGGACGGTCGCCCGGCCGAGGTCGCCGCCATCGATTGGCTGAGCGCCAGCGTGTTGCGCCTGCGCCTGACACCGCAACGGCCGCTGCGCTACAACGCCGGGCAACATCTGGTGCTGTGGGCGGGCAACGTGGCGCGTCCTTATTCACTGGCGAGCCTGCCGCAAGACGACCGCTTTCTGGAGTTTCACCTCGATTGCCGTCAGCCGGGGCAATTCAGCGACGCGGCCCGTCAGTTGAGCATCGGTGACACCCTGCGCCTCGGCGAACTGCGCGGCGGGGCGTTGCATTACGACCCTGACTGGCACACCCGACCGCTGTGGCTGCTGGCCGCCGGCACCGGTCTTGGCCCGTTGTTCGGGGTCTTGCGCGAAGCGTTGCGTCAGGATCATCACGGCGCCATTCGCCTCATTCACCTGGCCCATGACGCCGACGAGCATTACCTGGCCAAACCGCTGCAAGCCATGGCTGACGGTCGCGATAACCTGACGGTCGAGTTCTGGACCCCGGCCGAGTTGCCGCAGGCATTGGCGCAACTGCGGCTTGTCTCCCGACAAACCCTGGCCTTAGTCTGCGGAGCCCCCGACAGTGTCGACGCCTTTTCCCGGCGCCTTTACCTCGCGGGATTGCCGCGCAATCAACTGCTGGCCGATGTGTTCCTGCCGCGTGGTTGA
- a CDS encoding fumarate hydratase: protein MTVIKQDDLIQSVADALQFISYYHPVDFIQAMHEAYLREESPAARDSIAQILINSRMCATGHRPICQDTGIVTVFVRVGMDVRWDGATMGLDDMINEGVRRAYNLPENVLRASILADPAGARKNTKDNTPAVIHYSIVPGNTVEVDVAAKGGGSENKSKMAMLNPSDSIVDWVLKTVPTMGAGWCPPGMLGIGIGGTAEKAAVMAKEVLMESIDIHELKARGPQNRIEEMRLELFEKVNQLGIGAQGLGGLTTVLDVKIMDYPTHAASLPVCMIPNCAATRHAHFVLDGSGPASLEAPPLDAYPEIVWEAGPSARRVNLDTLTPEEVQSWKPGETVLLNGKMLTGRDAAHKRMVEMLNKGETLPVDLKGRFIYYVGPVDPVREEVVGPAGPTTATRMDKFTRQILEQTGLLGMIGKSERGPTAIEAIKDHKAVYLMAVGGAAYLVAQAIKKSRVVAFAELGMEAIYEFDVKDMPVTVAVDSKGESVHITGPAIWQKKISESLAVEVQ from the coding sequence ATGACCGTGATCAAGCAAGACGACCTGATTCAGAGCGTTGCTGACGCCCTGCAATTCATTTCTTACTACCACCCCGTTGACTTCATCCAGGCGATGCACGAGGCCTACCTGCGCGAAGAATCGCCAGCGGCCCGCGATTCGATCGCGCAAATCCTGATCAACTCGCGCATGTGTGCCACCGGCCACCGCCCGATCTGCCAGGACACCGGCATCGTCACCGTGTTTGTCCGCGTGGGCATGGACGTGCGTTGGGATGGCGCCACCATGGGCCTGGACGACATGATCAACGAAGGCGTGCGCCGGGCTTACAACCTGCCGGAAAACGTCCTGCGTGCCTCGATCCTCGCCGACCCGGCGGGCGCTCGTAAAAACACCAAGGACAACACCCCGGCCGTGATCCACTACTCCATCGTCCCGGGCAACACCGTGGAAGTGGACGTGGCGGCCAAGGGCGGCGGTTCCGAGAACAAGTCGAAAATGGCCATGCTCAACCCGTCCGACTCGATCGTCGACTGGGTGCTGAAGACCGTTCCGACCATGGGCGCCGGCTGGTGCCCACCGGGCATGCTCGGCATCGGCATCGGCGGCACCGCCGAGAAAGCTGCGGTCATGGCCAAGGAAGTGTTGATGGAGTCCATCGACATCCACGAGCTCAAGGCTCGCGGCCCGCAGAACCGCATTGAAGAAATGCGCCTGGAGCTGTTCGAGAAGGTCAACCAACTGGGCATCGGCGCCCAAGGCCTGGGTGGCCTGACCACCGTGCTCGATGTGAAGATCATGGATTACCCGACCCACGCCGCTTCGTTGCCGGTGTGCATGATCCCGAACTGCGCCGCCACCCGTCACGCCCACTTCGTGCTCGACGGTTCCGGCCCGGCCTCGCTGGAAGCGCCACCGCTGGACGCCTACCCGGAAATCGTCTGGGAAGCCGGCCCGTCGGCCCGTCGCGTCAACCTCGACACCCTGACCCCGGAAGAAGTGCAGAGCTGGAAGCCGGGCGAGACCGTCCTGCTCAACGGCAAGATGCTCACCGGTCGCGACGCGGCGCACAAGCGCATGGTCGAGATGCTGAACAAGGGTGAAACCTTGCCGGTGGACCTCAAGGGTCGCTTCATCTATTACGTCGGCCCGGTTGATCCGGTGCGCGAAGAAGTGGTTGGCCCTGCCGGTCCGACCACCGCAACGCGGATGGACAAGTTCACCCGTCAGATCCTCGAGCAAACCGGCCTGTTGGGCATGATCGGCAAATCCGAGCGCGGCCCTACCGCGATCGAAGCGATCAAGGACCACAAGGCTGTTTACCTGATGGCAGTCGGCGGCGCGGCTTACCTGGTGGCGCAAGCCATCAAGAAATCCCGCGTCGTGGCGTTCGCCGAACTGGGGATGGAAGCCATCTACGAGTTCGACGTGAAAGACATGCCAGTGACTGTTGCAGTCGACAGCAAGGGCGAGTCGGTTCACATCACCGGTCCTGCGATCTGGCAGAAGAAGATCAGTGAAAGTCTGGCGGTAGAAGTGCAGTAA
- a CDS encoding enoyl-CoA hydratase-related protein, which translates to MTDTIQIERERGVLTLRLNRPEKKNALTRAMYSHLAEALKQADTDPEINAVLITGSAECFTAGNDIADFIQQPPGNLDSPVFHFMLNLLECRKPVIAAVAGAAVGIGTTMLLHCDLVYVSTDARLRMPFVNLGLCPEFGSSLILPRLLGHAKAAQLLLLGEGFSGEQAAGWGIATEALGSGEETLAKAREMALRFESLPPEAVRISKQLMKAPDRELIRKVIEEEGALFTQRLRSPEALAALTGFIKRH; encoded by the coding sequence ATGACCGATACCATCCAGATTGAACGCGAACGCGGTGTGCTGACACTGCGCCTGAATCGCCCCGAAAAGAAAAACGCCCTGACCCGCGCCATGTATAGCCACTTGGCCGAAGCGCTGAAGCAGGCTGATACCGATCCCGAAATCAACGCCGTGCTGATCACCGGCAGCGCCGAGTGCTTCACCGCCGGCAACGACATCGCCGACTTCATCCAGCAACCACCGGGCAACCTCGACAGCCCGGTGTTTCATTTCATGCTCAACCTGCTCGAATGCCGTAAACCGGTGATCGCCGCCGTGGCCGGCGCGGCGGTGGGGATTGGTACGACGATGTTGCTGCATTGCGATCTGGTTTATGTCAGCACGGACGCGCGGTTGCGCATGCCGTTCGTTAATCTCGGCTTATGCCCGGAGTTCGGCTCCAGCCTGATCCTGCCGCGTTTGCTCGGGCATGCCAAAGCGGCGCAGTTGTTGTTGCTGGGAGAAGGTTTCAGCGGTGAGCAGGCGGCGGGGTGGGGCATTGCCACCGAGGCGTTGGGCAGTGGCGAAGAAACATTGGCCAAGGCGCGGGAAATGGCGCTGCGGTTCGAATCGCTGCCACCGGAAGCGGTGCGCATCAGCAAGCAATTGATGAAAGCGCCGGACCGGGAGTTGATTCGCAAGGTGATCGAGGAGGAGGGCGCGTTGTTTACCCAACGGTTGCGCTCACCGGAAGCGTTGGCGGCGTTGACCGGGTTTATCAAACGGCACTAA
- a CDS encoding GGDEF domain-containing protein — protein MTHNAIQRLLLKRFALAACTYALALMLLWLAFFTGHYDEPMASVAVGTALVVISQAALFAVFYSGCNLRFSDPSLTEAQVLMGLGWQTWLIANLDEARGAFLVFYVLILLFGLFHLSRRALVRCALLVFFSFCAITLWEGYHFQLPDPALAGLQVCVLLIVLIWLVLYAHYVQASRQRMRQRRFALQAHQDTLRGMMRQLEDLVATDELTGLFNRRHFLRLASRELKVMDAGVMHGLALIDLDHFKRINDVHGHAAGDQVLQAFAGVATACLRDGDVLARYGGEEFVVLVPDCDAERLTACCERLRIAFTDVELIGLNVNSLSLSAGMTLLAVGDDLDDALQRADQALYRAKRDGRNRCAAAWENVDA, from the coding sequence TTGACCCATAACGCAATTCAACGGCTTTTACTCAAACGCTTTGCCCTAGCAGCCTGCACTTATGCCTTGGCCTTGATGCTGCTGTGGCTGGCGTTTTTCACCGGGCACTACGACGAACCCATGGCCAGCGTGGCCGTCGGCACGGCGCTGGTGGTCATCAGCCAGGCGGCGTTGTTCGCGGTGTTCTACAGCGGCTGCAACCTGCGCTTTTCCGACCCCAGCCTGACCGAAGCGCAAGTGTTGATGGGGCTGGGATGGCAAACCTGGCTGATCGCCAATCTGGATGAGGCACGCGGCGCGTTTCTGGTGTTCTACGTGCTGATCCTGCTGTTCGGACTGTTCCACCTGTCGCGTCGGGCGCTCGTGCGGTGTGCGCTGCTGGTGTTTTTCAGTTTCTGCGCGATCACGCTGTGGGAGGGCTACCACTTTCAGCTGCCCGACCCGGCGCTGGCCGGGTTGCAAGTGTGCGTATTGCTGATTGTGCTGATCTGGCTGGTGCTCTACGCCCATTACGTTCAGGCGTCGCGCCAACGCATGCGTCAGCGGCGCTTCGCCCTGCAAGCGCATCAGGACACCCTGCGCGGGATGATGCGCCAGCTCGAAGACCTGGTGGCCACCGACGAACTCACCGGGCTGTTCAACCGCCGCCATTTCCTGCGCCTGGCCTCCCGCGAACTGAAGGTGATGGACGCCGGTGTGATGCATGGCCTGGCGCTGATCGACCTCGATCACTTCAAACGTATCAACGATGTGCACGGCCATGCGGCGGGCGACCAGGTCCTGCAAGCCTTCGCTGGCGTGGCGACGGCGTGCCTGCGCGACGGCGATGTGTTGGCGCGTTATGGCGGTGAGGAATTCGTGGTGCTGGTGCCCGATTGCGATGCCGAACGCCTGACCGCCTGCTGTGAGCGGCTGCGCATCGCCTTCACCGATGTCGAACTGATCGGCCTCAACGTGAACAGCCTGAGCCTTTCGGCGGGCATGACCCTGCTGGCCGTTGGCGACGATCTCGACGACGCCTTGCAGCGAGCCGATCAGGCGCTTTACCGCGCCAAGCGTGACGGTCGCAATCGCTGCGCGGCGGCCTGGGAGAACGTCGATGCCTGA